From the genome of Deinococcus sp. AJ005, one region includes:
- the lepB gene encoding signal peptidase I — MTRLQSTAPSTLQKVWKDFLEPIVFAVVITQFVATLVGVDGVSMMPNLRDRERVFVPKYETWLHKAGVGDFSRGDIVIFKPPAAASAQIGNLNKNFLGLWDYRPFLIKRVIGLPGDTVKVQGGEVTVNGVKLDSGWTTDYWRQQGCWDNQSELANNTTSSRAGVMPDQAEITVPPAQYFVMGDNRTANGSEDSRLFGTVQRRDVAGRAAAVIWPIMRKTNATYDCASERVGELSGANKLNWRLLSRPAAFDTLKSELKK; from the coding sequence ATGACCAGACTCCAGTCCACCGCGCCCTCCACGTTGCAAAAAGTTTGGAAGGATTTTCTAGAACCCATTGTTTTTGCCGTGGTGATCACCCAGTTCGTGGCCACCCTGGTGGGCGTGGACGGCGTGAGCATGATGCCCAACCTGCGGGACCGCGAGCGGGTCTTCGTGCCCAAGTACGAGACGTGGCTGCATAAGGCAGGCGTCGGTGATTTCAGCCGGGGCGATATCGTCATCTTCAAGCCCCCGGCGGCGGCGTCCGCGCAGATCGGCAACCTGAACAAGAACTTTCTGGGGTTGTGGGACTACCGCCCCTTCCTGATCAAGCGCGTGATCGGCCTGCCCGGTGACACCGTCAAGGTGCAGGGCGGCGAGGTCACCGTGAACGGCGTCAAGCTGGATTCCGGGTGGACCACCGATTACTGGCGGCAGCAGGGCTGCTGGGACAACCAGAGCGAACTGGCGAACAACACCACTTCCAGCCGCGCGGGCGTGATGCCCGATCAGGCCGAGATCACCGTACCGCCCGCCCAATACTTCGTGATGGGCGACAACCGCACCGCCAACGGCTCGGAGGACTCGCGCCTGTTCGGCACGGTGCAGAGGCGTGATGTGGCCGGACGCGCTGCCGCCGTGATCTGGCCGATCATGCGGAAAACCAACGCCACCTATGACTGTGCCAGCGAACGCGTGGGCGAACTGAGCGGCGCGAACAAGTTGAACTGGCGCTTGCTGAGCCGCCCCGCCGCCTTCGACACATTGAAGAGTGAATTGAAGAAGTAA
- the metH gene encoding methionine synthase: MNRDIRAAARERILVLDGAWGTMLQRANLNEADFRFEGADPLRMYRGNFDLLQLTRPDVIQGVHREYFAAGADIASTNTFNSTTISQADYGTEALAYAMNETGARLAREVADEFEAQDGKPRWVAGAIGPTNRTATLSPDVERPEFRNVTFDSLVEAYAAAADGLIAGGADLLLLETVFDTLNAKAALFACEEAFARTGKTLPVMLSGTITDASGRTLSGQTPEAFAISTAHANLFSLGLNCALGADLLRPHLRAIAANTETLVSVHPNAGLPNAFGEYDETPEHTASVLADFAREGLVNIVGGCCGTTPEHIRAIANEMARITPRTPAKLPPFLRLSGLEALTVTPELNFVNVGERTNVTGSPRFNKAILAGDYDTGLKIARQQVENGAQIVDINFDEGMLDGEEAMVKFLNLLAGEPDISRVPLMLDSSRWDILEAGLKRVQGKCVVNSISLKDGEEKFLERARLLRRYGAAAVVMAFDERGQADNLERRKEITSRAYKLLTEQADFPPQDIIFDPNVLTVATGMEEHDRYALEFIEGTRWIKANLPGALVSGGISNVSFSFRGNNHVREAMHSVFLYHAIRAGLDIGIVNAGMLAVYEDIEPKLRDAVEDVILARTPDATENLLALAEEYKGVKREAAAQSEWRERPVGERLKHALISGITDFVVEDAEEAYRELGSPLKVIEGPLMDGMNVVGDLFGAGKMFLPQVVKSARVMKRAVAHLTPYMEAEKQEAGGKGKVLLATVKGDVHDIGKNIVGVVLACNGYQVTDLGVMVPTEKILDEAERIGADVIGLSGLITPSLDEMVGVGREMTRRGVTLPLLIGGATTSRAHTAVKIDPAYAGLVVHVLDASRAVTTTADILADLAGVQARIKVEYDALRERHGKREVRLIPLETARERAPRISPAVPPAPREPGRQIIEQPLTGLLDYIDWTPFFIAWEMKGIYPNILTDPIRGEQARTLFDDAQALLRRVINEGLLTARGVIGLWPAERRGDDILVEVHTHQTEPLSDTLDHQTHEIAAGREPLPEMAVLHTLRQQREQATPNGALADFIAYRGDHIGGFAVAIHGAEELAREFEADHDDYNSILIKALADRLAEAFAEKLHRDVRVKYWGYAPDETLDNNDLIRERYDGIRPAPGYPSQPDHTEKRTLFSLLNAGEIGLKLTESCAMTPAAAVSGLYFAHPEARYLAVGRIGRDQVEDYAGRKGWAVEEAERWLGPLLAYDPAAQAVTIVEAPQTLETVAAGSPQ; encoded by the coding sequence ATGAACAGGGACATTCGCGCTGCGGCGCGTGAACGAATCTTGGTGCTGGACGGCGCGTGGGGCACCATGCTTCAGCGGGCCAATCTGAACGAGGCCGATTTCAGGTTTGAAGGCGCAGACCCCCTGCGGATGTACCGGGGCAATTTTGACCTGCTGCAACTCACCCGCCCCGACGTGATCCAGGGCGTTCACCGCGAGTATTTTGCGGCGGGTGCGGATATTGCCAGCACCAACACCTTTAACAGCACCACCATTTCCCAGGCGGATTACGGCACCGAGGCCCTGGCTTACGCCATGAACGAGACGGGCGCACGGCTGGCCCGCGAGGTGGCCGACGAATTTGAGGCCCAGGACGGCAAACCACGCTGGGTGGCCGGGGCCATCGGGCCGACGAACCGTACCGCCACCTTATCCCCGGATGTGGAGCGCCCGGAATTCCGCAACGTCACCTTTGACAGTCTGGTAGAAGCCTACGCCGCCGCCGCCGATGGTTTGATCGCGGGCGGGGCTGATCTGCTGCTGCTGGAAACGGTGTTTGACACGCTGAACGCCAAGGCCGCGCTGTTTGCATGCGAGGAAGCCTTCGCACGCACGGGCAAGACGCTTCCAGTGATGCTGTCCGGCACGATCACCGACGCTTCGGGCCGCACGTTGAGCGGGCAGACGCCGGAAGCCTTCGCCATCAGCACGGCCCACGCCAACCTCTTCAGTCTGGGCCTGAACTGTGCGCTGGGGGCAGATCTGCTGCGGCCCCACCTGCGGGCGATTGCCGCAAATACCGAAACGCTGGTATCCGTCCACCCGAACGCGGGCCTACCCAATGCCTTTGGCGAGTACGATGAAACCCCTGAACACACTGCCTCCGTGCTGGCCGACTTTGCTCGCGAAGGGCTGGTCAATATCGTGGGGGGCTGCTGCGGCACCACGCCGGAGCATATTCGCGCCATTGCCAACGAGATGGCGAGGATCACGCCGCGCACCCCTGCCAAGTTGCCGCCCTTCCTGCGCCTGAGCGGTCTGGAAGCCCTGACCGTCACGCCAGAACTGAATTTCGTCAACGTGGGCGAGCGCACCAACGTCACGGGCAGTCCAAGATTCAACAAGGCAATTCTGGCCGGGGATTACGACACGGGTCTCAAGATCGCGCGGCAGCAGGTGGAAAACGGCGCGCAGATCGTGGACATCAACTTTGACGAGGGGATGCTGGACGGCGAGGAAGCGATGGTCAAGTTCCTGAATCTGCTGGCCGGGGAGCCGGACATCAGCCGGGTGCCGCTGATGCTGGACTCCAGCCGCTGGGACATTCTGGAAGCGGGCCTCAAGCGGGTGCAGGGCAAGTGCGTGGTGAACAGCATTTCCCTCAAGGACGGTGAGGAAAAGTTTCTGGAGCGGGCGCGGCTGCTGAGGCGTTATGGCGCTGCCGCCGTGGTCATGGCCTTTGACGAGCGCGGGCAGGCCGACAACCTGGAACGCCGCAAGGAAATCACCTCTCGCGCCTACAAACTGTTGACAGAACAGGCCGATTTTCCGCCGCAGGACATCATTTTTGACCCCAACGTGCTGACGGTGGCGACGGGCATGGAAGAACATGACCGTTACGCACTTGAATTCATTGAGGGAACGCGCTGGATCAAGGCCAATCTGCCGGGTGCGCTGGTGTCGGGCGGAATATCCAACGTGTCGTTCAGCTTCCGGGGCAACAACCATGTGCGCGAGGCGATGCACTCGGTCTTTCTATATCACGCCATCCGCGCCGGGCTGGACATAGGCATCGTGAACGCGGGGATGCTGGCGGTGTACGAGGACATCGAGCCGAAACTGCGCGACGCTGTGGAGGATGTGATCTTGGCCCGTACGCCGGACGCTACCGAGAACCTGCTGGCGCTGGCCGAGGAGTATAAAGGCGTCAAGCGCGAGGCCGCCGCCCAGAGCGAGTGGCGAGAGCGTCCGGTGGGCGAACGCCTCAAGCATGCCCTGATTTCCGGCATCACCGATTTCGTGGTGGAAGACGCGGAGGAAGCGTACCGCGAACTGGGTTCGCCGTTGAAGGTCATTGAGGGGCCACTGATGGACGGCATGAACGTGGTGGGCGATCTGTTCGGGGCCGGGAAGATGTTTCTGCCGCAGGTGGTCAAATCCGCCCGCGTGATGAAACGCGCTGTGGCCCACCTGACGCCGTACATGGAGGCCGAGAAGCAGGAGGCCGGGGGGAAAGGCAAAGTCCTTCTCGCCACCGTCAAGGGCGACGTCCACGACATCGGCAAGAACATCGTGGGCGTGGTGCTGGCCTGCAACGGCTATCAGGTCACCGATCTGGGCGTGATGGTCCCCACTGAGAAGATTCTGGACGAGGCCGAGCGCATCGGCGCGGACGTGATCGGATTGAGCGGCCTGATTACGCCTAGTCTGGACGAGATGGTGGGCGTGGGCCGTGAGATGACGCGACGGGGCGTGACGCTGCCGCTGCTGATTGGCGGGGCCACCACCAGCCGGGCGCACACGGCGGTCAAGATTGACCCGGCCTACGCCGGACTGGTGGTGCATGTGCTGGACGCCAGCCGCGCCGTGACCACCACCGCAGACATCCTGGCCGATCTAGCAGGCGTGCAGGCGCGCATCAAGGTGGAATACGACGCCCTGCGCGAACGCCACGGCAAGCGCGAGGTGCGGCTGATTCCGCTGGAGACGGCCCGCGAACGTGCGCCGCGTATTTCTCCCGCCGTGCCACCCGCGCCGCGTGAACCGGGACGCCAGATCATCGAGCAGCCGCTGACCGGGTTGCTGGATTACATCGACTGGACGCCATTCTTCATCGCCTGGGAAATGAAGGGCATCTACCCCAACATTTTGACTGATCCGATCCGTGGAGAGCAGGCTCGCACGCTGTTTGACGACGCTCAGGCTTTGCTACGGCGCGTGATTAACGAGGGATTGCTGACCGCCAGAGGCGTGATTGGCCTGTGGCCTGCCGAGCGGCGCGGCGACGACATCTTGGTGGAAGTCCATACCCATCAGACGGAGCCGCTCAGCGACACGCTGGACCACCAGACCCATGAAATCGCGGCGGGACGCGAACCGCTACCGGAAATGGCCGTCCTCCACACCCTGCGCCAGCAGCGCGAACAGGCCACCCCCAATGGCGCACTGGCTGACTTCATTGCGTACCGGGGCGATCACATCGGAGGCTTCGCCGTTGCCATTCACGGCGCGGAGGAACTGGCCCGCGAATTTGAAGCCGATCACGACGACTACAATTCCATTCTGATCAAGGCGCTGGCAGACCGACTGGCCGAAGCCTTCGCCGAGAAACTGCACCGCGACGTGCGGGTCAAGTACTGGGGCTACGCGCCCGACGAAACGCTGGACAACAACGACCTGATTCGCGAACGTTACGACGGCATTCGCCCCGCCCCTGGCTACCCGTCCCAGCCGGATCACACTGAGAAGCGCACGCTGTTCTCGCTGCTGAATGCTGGGGAAATTGGGCTGAAACTCACCGAGTCCTGCGCCATGACTCCTGCCGCCGCCGTGTCAGGCCTGTACTTCGCCCACCCGGAAGCGCGGTATCTGGCCGTGGGCCGCATCGGGCGCGATCAGGTGGAGGATTACGCCGGGCGCAAGGGCTGGGCTGTGGAGGAAGCGGAGCGTTGGCTTGGGCCGCTTTTGGCCTACGATCCTGCGGCCCAGGCCGTCACAATCGTCGAAGCCCCTCAGACCCTTGAAACCGTCGCCGCAGGTAGCCCACAGTGA
- a CDS encoding methylenetetrahydrofolate reductase has protein sequence MTRISIELVPRSRSGLRAELATVAEHLPGADTINIPDFPRFSTRSWHGCGFARPRYRAIPHIRAVDLNPREPLPMAAHLEEHGIDEIIVITGDAPSDMSAKVYNVDAEAAIRRIRRELPHLKIYAGLDPYRQSLSREQDYLERKLEAGACGFFTQPFFDLRLMDAYADLLPEGAEVWWGATSVTSEGSEGYWRTRNHAVFPRQFQPTLEWNRRFAGELLTFARERGQHAYFMPIKADVVEYLGGIV, from the coding sequence GTGACCCGCATCTCCATCGAACTCGTGCCCCGCTCGCGCTCCGGTTTAAGGGCCGAGCTGGCAACAGTGGCCGAACACCTGCCCGGCGCAGACACCATCAACATTCCTGACTTCCCGCGCTTTTCCACGCGCTCATGGCATGGCTGTGGCTTTGCTCGTCCGCGTTACCGGGCCATTCCACACATCCGGGCTGTTGATCTGAATCCACGCGAGCCGTTGCCGATGGCTGCGCATCTGGAGGAACACGGCATCGACGAGATCATTGTGATCACCGGGGACGCCCCCAGCGATATGAGCGCGAAGGTCTACAACGTGGACGCCGAGGCCGCCATCCGCCGCATTCGCCGGGAATTGCCACACCTGAAGATCTATGCGGGCCTGGACCCCTACCGCCAGTCGCTGTCGCGCGAGCAGGATTACCTGGAGCGCAAGCTGGAGGCCGGGGCCTGCGGCTTTTTCACCCAGCCGTTCTTCGATCTGCGCCTGATGGACGCCTACGCCGACCTGTTGCCTGAGGGTGCAGAGGTCTGGTGGGGGGCCACCTCGGTCACCTCCGAGGGTTCAGAGGGGTACTGGCGCACGCGCAACCACGCGGTGTTCCCCCGGCAGTTTCAGCCCACGCTGGAGTGGAACCGCCGCTTTGCGGGCGAGCTACTGACGTTTGCCCGTGAACGCGGCCAGCACGCCTATTTCATGCCCATCAAGGCAGACGTGGTGGAGTACCTGGGCGGGATCGTTTAG
- a CDS encoding catalase, whose product MIEARDSKQNKDNSGQTLTTRQGHPVSNNQNQRTVGTRGPATLENYQFLEKISHFDRERIPERVVHARGAGAHGVFEAYGKVGDESISQYTRAKLFQSEGKETPVFVRFSTVIHSGHSPETLRDPRGFSVKFYTEDGNWDLVGNNLKVFFIRDAIKFPDVIHSLRPDPVTNRQDGGRIFDFMSNTPESMHMLTFLFSPWGIPANYRQMQGSGVNTYKWVNDKGEGTLIKYHWEPMQGVKNLTQLEAEAIQGKNFNHATEDLYNAIERGDFPQWELRVQMMTDGEHLELDFDPLDDTKIWPEDQFPMMAVGMMTLNRNPENYFAEVEQAAFGTGVLVDGLEFSDDKMLVGRTFSYSDTQRYRVGPNYLQLPINSPRAAVATNQRDGQMTYRVDSVPGQNPHVNYEPSSMNGPKEAPRDLPEYSPHVEGRVQRASIERTNDFKQAGEQYRAYDDRERDDLINTLVANISAAIPEVQARMVELFTQCDADYGRRVDEGLKAVRENKKKMEGKREAQMA is encoded by the coding sequence ATGATCGAAGCCAGAGACAGCAAGCAGAACAAGGACAACAGCGGCCAGACCCTGACCACCCGCCAGGGCCACCCCGTCAGCAACAACCAGAACCAGCGCACCGTGGGCACCCGTGGCCCGGCCACGCTGGAGAACTACCAGTTCCTGGAGAAGATCAGTCACTTTGACCGCGAGCGCATTCCCGAACGCGTGGTACATGCACGCGGCGCAGGCGCACACGGCGTCTTTGAGGCTTACGGCAAGGTGGGCGACGAGAGCATCAGCCAGTACACCCGCGCCAAGCTATTTCAGAGCGAGGGCAAGGAAACGCCTGTGTTCGTGCGCTTCTCCACCGTGATCCACTCGGGCCATTCCCCCGAAACGCTGCGTGACCCGCGCGGCTTCTCGGTCAAGTTCTACACCGAGGACGGCAACTGGGATCTGGTGGGCAACAACCTCAAGGTCTTCTTCATTCGCGACGCGATCAAGTTCCCAGATGTCATCCACTCGCTGAGACCTGATCCGGTGACCAACCGCCAGGACGGCGGGCGCATCTTCGACTTCATGAGCAACACGCCGGAATCAATGCACATGCTGACCTTCCTGTTCTCGCCGTGGGGCATTCCCGCCAACTACCGCCAGATGCAGGGCAGCGGCGTGAACACCTACAAATGGGTCAACGACAAGGGCGAGGGCACCCTGATCAAGTACCACTGGGAACCCATGCAGGGCGTCAAGAACCTGACCCAGCTGGAAGCCGAGGCGATCCAGGGCAAGAACTTCAACCACGCCACCGAAGACCTGTATAACGCCATCGAGCGCGGCGACTTTCCCCAGTGGGAACTGCGCGTGCAGATGATGACCGACGGCGAACACCTCGAGCTGGACTTCGACCCGCTGGACGACACCAAGATCTGGCCTGAAGACCAGTTCCCGATGATGGCGGTAGGGATGATGACCCTGAACCGCAACCCCGAGAACTACTTTGCAGAGGTGGAGCAGGCCGCCTTCGGCACCGGCGTGCTGGTAGACGGGCTGGAGTTCAGCGACGACAAGATGCTGGTGGGCCGCACCTTCTCGTACTCGGATACCCAGCGCTACCGCGTCGGTCCCAACTACCTGCAACTGCCGATCAACTCGCCCCGCGCAGCAGTGGCCACCAACCAGCGTGACGGCCAGATGACCTACCGGGTGGACAGCGTCCCCGGCCAGAACCCGCACGTCAACTACGAGCCGTCCAGCATGAATGGCCCGAAGGAAGCCCCGCGCGATCTGCCCGAATACAGCCCGCACGTTGAGGGCCGCGTGCAGCGCGCCAGCATCGAGCGCACCAACGACTTCAAGCAGGCGGGCGAGCAGTACCGCGCCTACGATGACCGCGAGCGCGACGACCTGATCAACACCCTCGTGGCGAACATCTCGGCGGCCATTCCCGAGGTGCAGGCCCGCATGGTGGAACTGTTCACCCAGTGCGACGCCGATTACGGTCGCCGCGTGGACGAGGGCCTGAAAGCCGTCCGCGAGAATAAGAAAAAGATGGAAGGCAAGCGCGAAGCCCAGATGGCCTGA
- a CDS encoding Fur family transcriptional regulator produces MTLSELQRHLERRGLRTTQPRLRLLQFFSHTDGHFTPEEIAERFRLAGEPIPIATLYQNLRVFSEHGLIGEVIGHGGELRYDTNLTPHSHLRCNQCNRLLDVFLSLPDLQPQGQGHDWQITGARVEFQGICPACQAGGVPQLPPTLESD; encoded by the coding sequence TTGACCCTCTCTGAACTCCAGCGGCATCTGGAACGGCGGGGCCTGCGGACCACCCAGCCCCGCCTGCGTTTATTACAATTCTTCTCGCACACCGATGGGCACTTCACGCCGGAAGAGATCGCCGAACGCTTCCGGCTGGCCGGAGAACCCATTCCCATCGCCACGCTGTATCAGAATCTGCGCGTGTTCAGCGAGCATGGTCTGATCGGCGAGGTGATCGGCCACGGCGGCGAGTTGCGGTATGACACCAACCTGACCCCGCATTCGCATCTGCGTTGTAACCAGTGCAACAGGCTCCTAGACGTCTTCCTCAGTCTTCCTGACTTGCAACCTCAGGGCCAGGGCCACGACTGGCAAATCACCGGGGCCAGGGTAGAATTTCAGGGCATCTGCCCGGCCTGTCAGGCTGGAGGCGTTCCTCAACTGCCGCCAACGCTCGAATCAGACTGA
- a CDS encoding DUF4139 domain-containing protein gives MKTTLLLAAALALGTANATDLRIYPSFAEVRQPVTSTGNTLNVSLPQQAWQNVLPGSLELDGLAFGSAVQKLEANWLSGLEGKTVYLVKATSEGEKTEPVTLIRASDLLVKDAAGRYFNVRYEQLRFDTPPPTNPVSPSQTLTYNLPKAGSGTLVYLTRSVGWSPRYTLKASNAGAQLSALADIRNTTELPYDVKDTELYSGDVSVQANPNAQANFEAADMVMRAAPAPVTASAPKIGSGSELRGLYRYALSTPFTLPANSVVTLPFLTPKLTNFERYVGLNTYFNVATQTGTLDRSYRFKADARLPAGPITVREEGRLVGQTRLDETREGGTVEFSLGDDPDVEYTRTVQTVNQAKNSKGEVIKTTYKVTYAFESSKDRPIRAEVTERVGGRIIIIDSTAPTKNGGIASLKVDVPAKGKASKSFTVVVDNS, from the coding sequence ATGAAAACGACACTGCTGCTGGCCGCTGCCCTGGCTCTGGGAACGGCGAACGCCACCGACCTGCGGATCTATCCCTCATTCGCCGAGGTGCGGCAGCCTGTGACCAGTACAGGCAATACCCTGAATGTGTCGCTGCCGCAGCAGGCATGGCAGAACGTGCTGCCCGGCTCGCTGGAACTGGACGGGCTGGCCTTCGGCAGCGCCGTGCAGAAGCTAGAGGCCAACTGGCTGAGTGGGCTGGAAGGCAAGACAGTGTATCTGGTCAAGGCGACGTCAGAGGGTGAAAAGACCGAACCTGTGACCCTGATCCGCGCCAGCGACCTGCTGGTCAAGGACGCGGCAGGCCGGTATTTCAACGTCCGTTACGAGCAACTGCGCTTCGATACGCCGCCGCCCACCAATCCCGTCAGCCCCTCGCAGACGCTGACCTACAACCTGCCGAAAGCGGGAAGCGGCACGCTGGTCTACCTGACCCGTAGCGTGGGCTGGTCTCCGCGCTACACGCTCAAGGCCAGCAACGCGGGCGCGCAACTTTCGGCCCTGGCCGACATTCGCAACACCACCGAACTGCCGTATGACGTGAAAGACACCGAATTGTATTCCGGCGATGTGAGCGTCCAGGCCAACCCGAACGCACAGGCCAACTTCGAGGCAGCGGACATGGTGATGCGGGCGGCCCCAGCCCCCGTTACCGCGTCGGCCCCCAAGATCGGCAGTGGTTCGGAGTTGCGTGGACTGTACCGCTACGCGCTGTCCACACCGTTCACGCTGCCCGCCAACAGCGTGGTGACCCTGCCGTTTCTGACGCCCAAGCTGACCAATTTCGAGCGCTACGTGGGCCTCAACACCTACTTTAACGTTGCCACCCAGACGGGCACGCTGGACCGTTCCTACCGCTTCAAGGCCGACGCCCGCCTGCCCGCTGGCCCGATCACCGTGCGCGAGGAGGGCCGTCTGGTGGGTCAGACCCGCCTGGACGAAACCCGCGAGGGCGGCACGGTGGAGTTCAGTCTGGGCGATGACCCCGATGTGGAATACACCCGCACGGTTCAGACCGTCAATCAGGCCAAAAACAGCAAGGGTGAAGTGATCAAGACCACTTACAAGGTCACCTACGCTTTCGAGAGCAGCAAGGACCGCCCCATCCGGGCAGAGGTTACCGAGCGCGTCGGCGGGCGAATCATCATCATCGACAGCACCGCGCCCACCAAGAACGGAGGTATTGCCAGCCTGAAGGTGGATGTTCCCGCCAAGGGCAAGGCCAGTAAGAGCTTCACGGTAGTGGTGGACAACTCGTAA